The Fusarium keratoplasticum isolate Fu6.1 chromosome 8, whole genome shotgun sequence genome includes a region encoding these proteins:
- a CDS encoding Histidinol-phosphatase, with translation MAFTMHSHSGQFCPGHAKDQLEDIIKHAVELGYKTIGLTEHMPRYEQRDLYPEELDDPQAALEALPPRHEAYLVEAQRLQREYASKVHILIGFEAEFIRPDFAAHVRALAEHPIIDYFIGSVHHVHGVPIDYDATMFAAARDASEGGTEEKLYEDYYDLQYHMLQELKPRVVGHFDLIRLMSEDPGRDIRQWKGVWERVIRNLKLAREQGGWLEVNSAALRKGLAEPYPCRIIAEEWIKMGGKFTFSDDSHGIAQVATNYARTVAYLESLGVQEVWTLQRKFHPGIEGTNRSVVEDVSVPVDVFRQSFP, from the exons ATGGCCTTCACGATGCACTCCCACTCCGGGCAGTTCTGCCCGGGGCATGCCAAGGACCAGCTCGaggacatcatcaagcatGCTGTCGAGCTCGGCTACAAGACCATTGGGCTCACGGAGCATATGCCCCGCTATGAGCAGCGAGATCTGTATCCCGAAGAG CTTGACGACCCTCAAGCTGCTCTCGAGGCTCTGCCCCCTCGTCATGAGGCTTATCTGGTCGAGGCACAGCGTCTGCAGCGAGAGTACGCCTCCAAGGTTCACATCCTGATTGGTTTTGAGGCCGAGTTCATTCGTCCAGACTTTGCCGCCCACGTTCGGGCATTGGCTGAACACCCCATCATTGACTATTTCATCGGCTCAGTGCATCATGTGCACGGTGTCCCAATTGACTACGATGCCACCATGTTTGCCGCTGCCCGGGACGCCAGCGAGGGTGGTacagaggagaagctctACGAGGACTATTACGACCTTCAATATCACATGCTGCAGGAGCTCAAGCCCCGCGTCGTCGGCCACTTTGACCTCATCCGTCTGATGAGCGAGGACCCTGGCAGGGACATTCGCCAGTGGAAAGGTGTCTGGGAGCGAGTCATCCGGAATCTCAAACTTGCACGGGAACAAGGAGGATGGCTCGAAGTGAATAGTGCAGCACTGCGCAAGGGACTGGCGGAGCCTTATCCGTGCAGGATCATTGCCGAG GAATGGATCAAGATGGGCGGCAAGTTCACCTTCTCCGACGACAGCCACGGCATCGCCCAGGTCGCCACAAACTATGCCCGCACAGTCGCCTATCTCGAGAGCCTAGGCGTCCAAGAGGTGTGGACTCTGCAGAGGAAGTTCCATCCTGGCATCGAGGGCACCAACAGATC